In Rhizophagus irregularis chromosome 7, complete sequence, a single genomic region encodes these proteins:
- a CDS encoding uncharacterized protein (SECRETED:cutsite_VNA-AP; SECRETED:prob_0.9483); SECRETED:SignalP(1-20), whose amino-acid sequence MNRIFILAFVLFAMLFAVNAAPLELVKRETKFSPCPGLPPDVVGLDVKMTPDPFVPGQEETFDIKGTLKKDVVAGDLLGLGFIDLVAQAPIGIPLVVDICTIPGVTCPIKAGTAFSTTQKYTAPKDLPQSYVILVAMQHGTPPNVEALACSAAIFGPSDSSAVPDFWSFL is encoded by the coding sequence atgaatcgaatttttattttggcaTTCGTTTTATTTGCTATGCTTTTTGCGGTCAATGCAGCACCACTTGAACTTGTAAAAAGAGAAACTAAATTTTCACCATGTCCCGGTTTGCCACCAGATGTAGTGGGACTCGATGTAAAAATGACACCTGATCCTTTCGTTCCTGGACAAGAAGAAACGTTTGACATTAAGGGAACATTGAAAAAAGATGTTGTCGCTGGAGATTTGTTAGGTCTTGGATTCATCGATCTTGTCGCGCAAGCACCCATAGGAATTCCCCTTGTTGTGGATATTTGTACAATACCTGGAGTTACTTGTCCGATTAAAGCCGGAACTGCATTTTCTACAACGCAGAAATACACTGCACCAAAAGATTTGCCTCAATCATACGTTATTTTAGTTGCAATGCAACATGGAACACCACCTAATGTTGAAGCATTAGCCTGTTCAGCTGCTATTTTTGGTCCTAGTGATTCTTCTGCTGTACCTGACTTTTGGAGTTTTTTATAA